One genomic region from Amycolatopsis sp. FBCC-B4732 encodes:
- a CDS encoding M28 family metallopeptidase yields MSLFRKRFVPPMALAAGATLVLGLTPAAAANTVPDGPALAKQLVKKVDVNGVNRHLIALQRIADTNGGTRAASTDGHKKSAEYIATKLEAAGFQVTRQEFPFTYSETLAEKLTAGGQDVPVIAMEYTVSTPVGGITAPLAVIAVDDTSGCEATDYPADVAGKIALIKRGGCSFAQKQQTAAAAGAIGAIVYNNTDGALNGTLGGPENAKIPTGGVTAAAGAQLATLAGQPVTLELRTFQEARTSYNVIAETKTGRKDNVVMLGSHLDSVPAGPGINDNGSGSAALLETALQLGSSPKVSNGVRFGFWSAEEFGLIGSTYYVDQLTFEQQLDIALYLNFDMIGSPNAGYFAYDGDNSDGVGAGAGPYGSAQIEKTFVDFMQAARGVSLEGTDFTGRSDYGEFIAVGIPAGGLDTGAEVLKTPAQAAKWGGTAGIAFDPCYHQACDNLGNIDRVALDRNADGLAWALGVYATSTESINGVQPGKSKTAKQKAADRGAQRNFSARAVAGDPHALTA; encoded by the coding sequence ATGTCACTCTTCCGAAAGAGATTCGTCCCGCCGATGGCCCTGGCCGCCGGCGCGACACTGGTGCTCGGCCTCACCCCGGCCGCCGCCGCGAACACGGTCCCCGATGGTCCCGCTCTCGCCAAGCAGCTCGTCAAGAAGGTCGACGTCAACGGTGTCAACCGGCACCTGATCGCCCTTCAGCGGATCGCCGACACCAACGGCGGCACGCGGGCGGCGAGCACCGACGGCCACAAGAAGTCCGCCGAGTACATCGCCACCAAGCTCGAGGCGGCCGGCTTCCAGGTGACCCGCCAGGAGTTCCCGTTCACCTACTCGGAAACCCTGGCCGAGAAGCTGACCGCGGGTGGCCAGGACGTCCCGGTCATCGCGATGGAGTACACCGTCTCGACGCCCGTCGGCGGCATCACCGCGCCGCTCGCCGTGATCGCGGTCGACGACACCAGCGGCTGCGAGGCCACCGACTACCCCGCCGACGTCGCGGGCAAGATCGCGCTGATCAAGCGCGGTGGCTGCTCGTTCGCGCAGAAGCAGCAGACCGCCGCCGCGGCGGGCGCGATCGGCGCGATCGTCTACAACAACACCGACGGCGCCCTGAACGGGACGCTCGGTGGCCCGGAGAACGCGAAGATCCCGACCGGGGGCGTCACGGCCGCCGCGGGCGCGCAGCTGGCGACGCTCGCCGGGCAGCCGGTCACCCTGGAACTGCGCACCTTCCAGGAGGCGCGGACCAGCTACAACGTCATCGCCGAGACCAAGACCGGCCGCAAGGACAACGTCGTGATGCTGGGGTCGCACCTCGACAGCGTCCCGGCCGGCCCGGGCATCAACGACAACGGCTCCGGCTCGGCGGCCCTGCTCGAGACGGCGCTGCAGCTGGGGAGCAGCCCGAAGGTCAGCAACGGCGTGCGCTTCGGCTTCTGGAGCGCGGAGGAGTTCGGCCTGATCGGCTCGACCTACTACGTCGACCAGCTGACGTTCGAGCAGCAGCTGGACATCGCGCTGTACCTGAACTTCGACATGATCGGCTCGCCGAACGCCGGCTACTTCGCCTACGACGGTGACAACTCCGACGGCGTCGGCGCGGGTGCCGGCCCGTACGGCTCGGCGCAGATCGAGAAGACCTTCGTCGACTTCATGCAGGCCGCGCGGGGCGTGTCCCTCGAGGGCACCGACTTCACCGGCCGCTCGGACTACGGCGAGTTCATCGCCGTCGGCATCCCGGCCGGCGGCCTGGACACCGGCGCCGAGGTGCTGAAGACCCCGGCGCAGGCGGCGAAGTGGGGCGGCACGGCCGGCATCGCGTTCGACCCGTGCTACCACCAGGCGTGCGACAACCTGGGCAACATCGACCGGGTCGCGCTGGACCGCAACGCGGACGGCCTCGCCTGGGCCCTCGGCGTCTACGCGACGAGCACCGAGAGCATCAACGGCGTGCAGCCGGGCAAGAGCAAGACGGCCAAGCAGAAGGCCGCCGACCGCGGTGCACAGCGGAACTTCTCCGCCCGCGCCGTCGCCGGCGACCCGCACGCGCTGACCGCATGA
- a CDS encoding neutral zinc metallopeptidase, whose amino-acid sequence MRFDDDAGLDASEVQDLRGSGGGGGGGIGGRVALGGGGLGVVGLIIYFVLSQLGGVSLGGGSGSGLSGGLGSVGSGQQVDNTKLSSECKTGADANKNHDCAIVAIVNSVQDYWTQQFARSGSTYQKAPTKFFNGGVRTGCGSATSDTGPFYCPADSDVYIDLSFFDELKTRFGAQGGLFTEAYVLAHEYGHHVQNLLGTSKKGTGTGPTSGSVRLELQADCYAGVWANHASTTPTESGKPLITDVTQDDVASALDTASRIGDDYIQEKLGGGQVDRSKFTHGTSAQRKKWFTTGFQTGEPARCDTFGTNNLG is encoded by the coding sequence GTGAGGTTCGACGACGACGCCGGCTTGGACGCTTCCGAAGTCCAGGACCTGCGCGGTAGCGGCGGTGGTGGCGGCGGCGGGATCGGCGGCCGGGTGGCACTGGGCGGTGGCGGGCTCGGCGTGGTGGGCCTGATCATCTACTTCGTGCTCTCCCAGCTCGGCGGGGTCAGCCTCGGCGGCGGCAGCGGGAGCGGCTTGAGCGGCGGGCTCGGCAGCGTCGGGTCCGGCCAGCAGGTCGACAACACGAAGCTGTCCAGCGAGTGCAAGACGGGCGCGGACGCGAACAAGAACCACGATTGCGCCATCGTCGCGATCGTCAACTCCGTCCAGGACTACTGGACGCAGCAGTTCGCGCGTTCCGGCTCGACCTACCAGAAGGCGCCCACCAAGTTCTTCAACGGCGGCGTGCGCACCGGCTGCGGCAGCGCCACCTCCGACACCGGCCCGTTCTACTGCCCGGCCGACTCCGACGTCTACATCGACCTGTCGTTCTTCGACGAGCTCAAGACGCGCTTCGGCGCGCAGGGCGGCCTCTTCACCGAGGCGTACGTGCTGGCCCACGAGTACGGCCACCACGTGCAGAACCTGCTCGGGACGTCGAAGAAGGGCACCGGCACCGGCCCGACGTCCGGTTCGGTGCGGCTCGAGCTGCAGGCCGACTGCTACGCCGGCGTCTGGGCCAACCACGCCTCGACGACGCCGACCGAGAGCGGCAAGCCGCTGATCACCGACGTCACCCAGGACGACGTCGCCTCCGCGCTGGACACCGCGTCCCGCATCGGCGACGACTACATCCAGGAGAAGCTCGGCGGCGGCCAGGTCGACCGCTCGAAGTTCACCCACGGCACGTCGGCGCAGCGCAAGAAGTGGTTCACCACCGGCTTCCAGACCGGCGAACCCGCCCGCTGCGACACCTTCGGCACGAACAACCTGGGCTGA
- a CDS encoding DUF2277 domain-containing protein encodes MCRNITTLRGLQPAATGEEIEAAARQYVRKVTGVQSLSDATREPFEAAVAEITAITTRLLEQLPERRQPPATVPPLRRPEVQARIAAKALRQP; translated from the coding sequence ATGTGCCGAAACATCACCACCCTCCGGGGGCTCCAGCCGGCCGCGACCGGCGAGGAGATCGAGGCCGCGGCCCGCCAGTACGTCCGCAAGGTGACCGGCGTGCAGTCGCTTTCGGACGCCACGCGCGAGCCGTTCGAAGCCGCGGTCGCCGAGATCACCGCGATCACCACGCGCCTGCTGGAGCAGCTGCCCGAACGCCGTCAGCCGCCGGCGACCGTGCCGCCGCTGCGCCGTCCCGAAGTTCAGGCGCGGATCGCCGCGAAAGCCTTGCGACAGCCCTGA
- a CDS encoding cysteine desulfurase-like protein has translation MAFDVARIRGLFPALGDGWIHFDGAAGMLVPEQVASAVSTAMRAPVSGPGGAFPASQRAESIVTAARRAVADLVGADPAAVVLGPSAPVMLRRLCDSLAERWTIGDEVVVSRLDEQANLAPWQRAAKRVGAVVRWGEIDIETCELPAWQYEQLVSARTKAVAVTLASGSVGTRPDVPTIIEFAKRVGALVVVDATYAAPFLPLDINALGADVMVVSAQAWGGPSVGALVFRDPELIERIASVSLDPTARGAARLELGPHAYPLLAGLIASIDYLAGLDDAASGSRRERLVTSLGSAKSYHAGLLAQLSTELLSLRHIMVIGNAMRRIPALAFAVAGKKAPEVAEYLASQGLCAFADDGAAGVFASLGVGEVGGAVRIGLAHYSNVFEINQLVRVLEELR, from the coding sequence ATGGCGTTCGACGTCGCTCGTATCCGTGGGCTCTTTCCCGCGCTGGGTGACGGCTGGATTCACTTCGACGGCGCCGCCGGAATGCTGGTACCGGAACAGGTCGCTTCGGCGGTTTCCACGGCGATGCGCGCCCCGGTGTCGGGGCCGGGCGGAGCGTTTCCGGCCTCACAACGCGCGGAAAGCATCGTGACCGCGGCCCGCCGGGCCGTGGCCGACCTGGTCGGGGCCGACCCGGCCGCCGTCGTGCTCGGACCCAGCGCGCCGGTGATGCTGCGCCGGCTCTGCGACTCGCTTGCCGAGCGCTGGACGATCGGCGACGAAGTCGTCGTGTCGAGGCTCGACGAACAAGCCAACCTCGCGCCGTGGCAGCGCGCCGCGAAGCGCGTCGGCGCCGTCGTGCGCTGGGGCGAGATCGACATCGAGACGTGCGAACTCCCCGCGTGGCAGTACGAGCAGCTCGTGTCGGCGCGCACCAAGGCCGTCGCGGTCACGCTCGCGTCCGGGTCCGTCGGGACGCGGCCGGACGTGCCGACGATCATCGAGTTCGCGAAGCGGGTCGGCGCGCTCGTCGTCGTCGACGCCACCTACGCCGCACCGTTCCTGCCGCTGGACATCAACGCGCTCGGCGCCGACGTCATGGTCGTCTCCGCGCAGGCGTGGGGCGGGCCGTCGGTGGGTGCGCTCGTCTTCCGCGACCCCGAACTGATCGAGCGGATCGCGTCCGTCTCGCTCGACCCGACGGCGCGCGGCGCCGCCCGGCTCGAGCTCGGACCGCACGCCTACCCGCTGCTGGCCGGGCTGATCGCGTCGATCGACTACCTCGCGGGCCTCGACGACGCCGCGTCCGGCTCGCGCCGCGAACGGCTGGTCACCTCGCTCGGCTCCGCGAAGTCGTACCACGCCGGGCTGCTCGCCCAGCTGTCCACGGAACTGCTTTCGCTGCGGCACATCATGGTCATCGGCAACGCCATGCGCCGCATCCCCGCGCTCGCCTTCGCCGTCGCCGGCAAGAAGGCGCCCGAGGTCGCCGAGTACCTGGCCTCGCAGGGGTTGTGCGCCTTCGCCGACGACGGTGCGGCCGGCGTCTTCGCGTCACTCGGCGTCGGGGAAGTGGGCGGCGCCGTGCGGATCGGGCTCGCCCACTACTCCAACGTCTTCGAGATCAACCAGCTCGTGCGCGTGCTGGAAGAACTCCGCTAG
- a CDS encoding epoxide hydrolase family protein codes for MTITPFRIDVPQAALDDLRNRLANTRWPDQPADTGWRLGAPVDYVRELAEYWRTGFDWRAQEARLNAFPQFTTTIDGTNVHFLHVVSPEPSATPVLLTHGWPGSIVEFLDVIGPLTDPRAYGGDPADALTVVVPSIPGYGFSGPTPTPDWGPDRVARAFASLMTSLGYERFAAHGGDWGAIISRELAVQFPSRLLGIHVTMLASAVVRTPADLEGLADQALGRRSLEKGQAFSMSGTGYAMIQATKPQTLAYGLHDSPAGQLAWIAEKFRSFSNTTADVIDRDDLLADVSIYWFTETANSSARLYAALTGGWGAPPPANTVPTAVAVFPDDIGLPIRELAERTDKIVRWTEFPSGGHFAALEEPDALIGDLRTFLRSLR; via the coding sequence ATGACGATCACCCCGTTCCGCATCGACGTCCCCCAAGCCGCCCTCGACGACCTCCGCAACCGCCTGGCGAACACCCGCTGGCCCGACCAGCCCGCCGACACCGGCTGGCGGCTCGGGGCGCCGGTGGACTACGTGCGCGAGCTGGCGGAGTACTGGCGGACGGGCTTCGACTGGCGGGCGCAGGAGGCGCGGCTGAACGCGTTCCCGCAGTTCACGACGACGATCGACGGGACGAACGTGCACTTCCTGCACGTGGTGTCCCCGGAGCCGTCGGCGACACCGGTGTTGCTGACGCACGGCTGGCCGGGCTCGATCGTGGAGTTCCTGGACGTGATCGGCCCGCTGACGGACCCGCGCGCGTACGGCGGCGACCCGGCGGACGCGCTGACGGTGGTGGTCCCGTCGATCCCGGGCTACGGCTTCTCGGGCCCGACCCCGACCCCGGACTGGGGCCCGGACCGCGTGGCGAGGGCGTTCGCTTCGCTGATGACGTCCCTGGGTTACGAGCGCTTCGCCGCCCACGGCGGCGACTGGGGCGCGATCATCTCGCGCGAGCTGGCGGTCCAGTTCCCTTCGCGCCTGCTCGGCATCCACGTGACGATGCTGGCGTCGGCGGTGGTCCGGACTCCGGCCGATCTGGAGGGTTTGGCGGATCAGGCGCTGGGCCGGCGTTCGCTGGAGAAGGGCCAGGCGTTCTCGATGTCGGGCACGGGCTACGCGATGATCCAGGCGACGAAGCCGCAGACCCTGGCGTACGGCCTGCACGACTCCCCGGCGGGCCAGCTGGCGTGGATCGCGGAGAAGTTCCGCTCCTTTTCGAACACGACGGCGGACGTGATCGACCGCGACGACCTGCTGGCTGATGTGTCGATTTATTGGTTCACGGAGACGGCGAACTCGTCGGCCCGGCTGTACGCGGCTTTGACGGGCGGCTGGGGAGCCCCGCCGCCGGCGAACACGGTCCCGACGGCGGTGGCGGTGTTCCCGGACGACATCGGGCTGCCGATCCGGGAACTGGCGGAGCGAACGGACAAGATCGTCCGGTGGACGGAGTTCCCGAGTGGGGGCCACTTCGCGGCGTTGGAGGAACCGGACGCGCTGATCGGCGACTTGCGGACGTTCTTGCGCTCACTGCGCTGA
- a CDS encoding Ldh family oxidoreductase produces the protein MPLRPFRSARPEPPVLEAERPETPIPEQAWPRVRADELVTLVAHVFAAHGFPEARARIAAEALCHGDLTGSPDTGVADLTRVHLPLLENGLVVPHAQPLMIADRGAAALIDYRRASGLWAVGDAMDRAVARAGRFGVGLVSLRGIGPFGRAGHHAARALPHAMIGLVLAAGGEPDQPMNPLGMAAPGGAYPEFVFDMDKPGSEAAGLTLLVEVLAGVLSGVADHEHDTGLLVMAIAPTTLRSADGFYRAASALFGSMLGWDGGAPIRYPGWREAQHLEQCRALGVPLAGPVRRELDALAASLGLPPLTSVG, from the coding sequence GTGCCCCTCAGACCCTTCCGCTCCGCCCGCCCCGAACCCCCGGTCCTCGAAGCCGAGCGGCCGGAAACCCCGATCCCGGAACAGGCGTGGCCCCGCGTGCGGGCCGACGAGCTGGTCACCCTCGTGGCGCACGTCTTCGCCGCCCACGGTTTCCCCGAAGCGCGAGCGCGCATCGCGGCCGAGGCCCTCTGCCACGGCGACCTGACCGGCTCGCCGGACACCGGGGTCGCCGACCTGACCCGCGTCCACCTGCCGCTGCTGGAAAACGGGCTGGTCGTGCCGCACGCCCAGCCGCTGATGATCGCCGACCGCGGGGCCGCCGCGCTGATCGACTACCGCCGCGCGTCCGGGCTCTGGGCCGTCGGCGACGCGATGGACCGCGCGGTCGCCCGGGCCGGGCGCTTCGGCGTCGGACTCGTTTCGCTGCGCGGGATCGGGCCGTTCGGCCGGGCCGGGCACCACGCCGCGCGGGCGCTGCCGCACGCGATGATCGGGCTGGTGCTCGCCGCGGGCGGCGAGCCGGACCAGCCGATGAACCCGCTCGGCATGGCCGCGCCGGGCGGGGCGTACCCCGAGTTCGTCTTCGACATGGACAAGCCGGGTTCCGAAGCCGCCGGGCTGACGCTGCTGGTCGAGGTGCTCGCCGGGGTGCTCTCCGGCGTCGCCGACCACGAACACGACACCGGGCTGCTGGTCATGGCCATCGCACCGACGACCCTGCGCAGCGCGGACGGCTTCTACCGCGCGGCGAGCGCGTTGTTCGGCAGCATGCTCGGCTGGGACGGCGGCGCGCCGATCCGCTACCCGGGCTGGCGCGAGGCCCAGCACCTGGAGCAGTGCCGCGCGCTCGGCGTCCCGCTCGCCGGGCCGGTCCGCCGCGAGCTGGACGCCCTCGCCGCTTCGCTCGGCCTCCCGCCCCTCACCAGCGTCGGCTGA
- a CDS encoding cytidylyltransferase domain-containing protein gives MSPMREAPVVNAVIQARSSSTRLPGKVLRPLAGRSVLGWVVRAAAAAPGVDQVVVATSSDASDDDVAAEAARCGAHVVRGPLDDVLERFAVALREHPADAVIRLTADCPLLDPALIGQLATLWRAQPSLDYVSTTLVRTLPRGFDAELVRASVLLEQVATASGADREHVTSGIYSQPTRYSCAGVVVSPAADDLRVTLDTAEDWELLSALVTSLGDGVGDWRAVVALLRSRPDLVALNAHVEQKKVGS, from the coding sequence ATGTCACCCATGCGTGAAGCGCCCGTGGTCAACGCCGTCATCCAGGCCCGGTCGAGCTCGACCCGGCTGCCCGGCAAGGTGCTGCGCCCGCTGGCCGGCCGCAGCGTGCTGGGCTGGGTCGTCCGGGCCGCGGCGGCCGCTCCCGGCGTCGACCAGGTGGTGGTCGCGACCTCCTCGGACGCCTCCGACGACGACGTCGCCGCCGAGGCCGCCCGCTGCGGTGCCCATGTCGTACGTGGCCCGCTCGACGACGTCCTCGAGCGGTTCGCCGTCGCGCTGCGCGAGCACCCCGCGGACGCCGTGATCAGGCTCACCGCGGACTGCCCGCTGCTGGACCCGGCGCTGATCGGCCAGCTCGCGACGCTGTGGCGTGCCCAGCCGTCGCTCGACTACGTCAGCACGACGCTGGTCCGGACGCTGCCGCGCGGCTTCGACGCCGAGCTGGTGCGGGCGTCCGTGCTCCTGGAGCAGGTCGCTACCGCTTCCGGCGCGGACCGCGAACACGTGACTTCGGGCATCTACTCGCAGCCGACGCGGTATTCGTGCGCTGGGGTCGTGGTGAGCCCGGCCGCCGACGACCTGCGCGTGACGCTCGACACCGCGGAGGACTGGGAGCTGCTGTCCGCTTTGGTGACGTCGCTGGGTGACGGCGTCGGGGACTGGCGGGCGGTGGTCGCGCTGCTGCGTTCGCGGCCGGACCTGGTGGCGCTGAACGCGCACGTCGAGCAGAAGAAGGTCGGTTCGTGA
- a CDS encoding bacterial proteasome activator family protein, translated as MEHMTEPNFTAGDADQESSPHVVVVGSDGSPLEGAEHAEAVGELIEEPAKVMRIGTMIKQLLEEVRAAPLDDASRNRVREIHETSVKELAASLAPELQDELERLVRPFTDDQTPSDAELRIAQAQLVGWLEGLFSGIQTALFAQQMAARVQLEQMRRGLPAGPSAAGGPGHEGHGPGISGTGQYL; from the coding sequence ATGGAGCACATGACCGAGCCGAACTTCACAGCCGGTGACGCTGACCAGGAATCTTCACCCCACGTGGTGGTCGTGGGCTCGGACGGCTCACCGCTGGAAGGCGCGGAGCACGCCGAGGCCGTGGGCGAGCTCATCGAAGAGCCGGCGAAGGTGATGCGGATCGGCACGATGATCAAGCAGCTCCTCGAGGAGGTCCGCGCGGCCCCGCTGGACGACGCGTCCCGCAACCGGGTGCGCGAGATCCACGAGACGTCGGTGAAGGAACTGGCGGCGTCGCTGGCGCCGGAGCTCCAGGACGAGCTGGAGCGGTTGGTGCGGCCGTTCACGGACGACCAGACGCCTTCGGACGCCGAGCTGCGGATCGCGCAGGCGCAGCTGGTGGGGTGGCTCGAGGGATTGTTCAGCGGGATACAGACCGCGCTGTTCGCCCAGCAGATGGCGGCCCGGGTACAGCTGGAGCAGATGCGGCGCGGGTTGCCGGCCGGCCCTTCGGCTGCGGGCGGGCCGGGGCACGAGGGTCATGGGCCGGGGATCTCGGGGACGGGTCAGTACCTCTGA
- a CDS encoding spore coat protein, whose translation MRLLLRADASASIGAGHIARMVAYAERAVARGFSVAFAGRADNAEWLASRFDELGVSRVAFDATGFDAVVVDHYGLGDVRPEVNAAGALLVSIEDDVFGRRPADIVVDSSFAPSPRPDDGSDVLLRGIEYAPLRDVVRETRRAPSGPPLHVTVVLGGGAEWSATVGLLLRALRDTELPFVADALVRGEPSLPALLPGQSIRVSPPSPALLDILATTDVAVSASGVTFVELCCLGVPTAAVRLVDNQEPGYRAALELGLAAGLGPAESLASRLPAVTEVLRSLLSDDSLRRSLSATASSTVDGLGVDRVLDSVESRTGSVRGASYR comes from the coding sequence GTGAGGCTGCTGCTGCGCGCGGACGCGTCGGCGTCGATCGGCGCCGGCCACATCGCGCGGATGGTCGCCTACGCCGAGCGGGCGGTGGCGCGGGGCTTTTCGGTCGCCTTCGCGGGCCGGGCCGACAACGCCGAATGGCTCGCCTCGCGCTTCGACGAGCTGGGCGTCTCACGGGTGGCGTTCGACGCGACCGGGTTCGACGCGGTCGTCGTCGACCACTACGGCCTCGGCGACGTGCGGCCCGAGGTCAACGCGGCCGGCGCCCTGCTGGTGTCGATCGAGGACGACGTCTTCGGCCGCCGTCCCGCCGACATCGTCGTGGACTCGAGCTTCGCGCCTTCGCCCCGGCCCGACGACGGCTCGGACGTCCTGCTGCGCGGCATCGAGTACGCGCCGCTCCGGGACGTCGTGCGGGAGACGCGCCGGGCGCCTTCCGGGCCGCCGCTGCACGTCACCGTGGTCCTGGGCGGCGGCGCGGAGTGGTCCGCGACGGTCGGGTTGCTGCTTCGCGCGCTTCGCGACACCGAGCTGCCGTTCGTAGCGGACGCCCTGGTGCGCGGGGAGCCTTCGCTGCCTGCGTTGCTCCCCGGGCAGTCGATCCGGGTGTCCCCGCCGAGCCCGGCGCTGCTGGACATCCTGGCGACGACCGACGTCGCGGTGAGCGCGTCCGGGGTGACGTTCGTGGAGCTGTGCTGCCTCGGCGTCCCGACGGCGGCGGTCCGGCTGGTCGACAACCAGGAGCCGGGCTACCGGGCGGCGCTGGAGCTGGGCCTGGCGGCCGGGCTCGGCCCCGCGGAGTCCCTCGCTTCGCGGCTGCCCGCGGTGACGGAGGTGCTGCGCTCGCTGCTTTCTGACGACTCGCTCCGCCGCTCGCTGTCGGCCACGGCGTCGTCCACAGTGGACGGCCTCGGCGTGGATCGGGTGCTCGATTCGGTGGAATCGCGGACCGGTTCTGTCCGCGGTGCTTCCTATCGTTGA
- a CDS encoding MarR family winged helix-turn-helix transcriptional regulator has translation MTEERPVRWLDDAEMAAWRSYIVATLRLRQRLHRELTERHEVSLTDYEVLVCLETQAGHRMRMSELASVMGSTKSRLSHQVGRLEDIGLVRRARDPEDKRGVITELTEDGMALLKTAAPTHVEGVREHLIDLLSPHEQATIAGAFERVLEHLSETES, from the coding sequence ATGACCGAGGAGCGACCTGTGCGGTGGTTGGACGATGCCGAGATGGCGGCGTGGCGCTCCTACATCGTCGCGACACTGCGGTTGCGGCAGCGCCTGCACCGCGAACTGACCGAGCGCCACGAGGTGTCGCTGACCGACTACGAGGTGCTCGTCTGCCTCGAAACCCAGGCCGGGCACCGGATGCGCATGTCGGAACTGGCGTCGGTGATGGGGTCGACGAAGAGCAGGCTCTCCCACCAGGTCGGCCGGCTCGAGGACATCGGCCTGGTCCGCCGGGCCCGCGACCCCGAGGACAAGCGCGGCGTCATCACGGAGCTGACCGAGGACGGCATGGCCCTGCTGAAGACGGCCGCGCCGACGCACGTGGAAGGCGTCCGCGAGCACTTGATCGACCTGCTGAGCCCGCACGAGCAGGCGACGATCGCGGGGGCGTTCGAGCGCGTGCTGGAGCACCTCTCGGAAACCGAAAGCTGA
- a CDS encoding patatin-like phospholipase family protein produces the protein MGGQALVLGGGGVAGIAWTTGLLAGLAEHGQDLTGADLIVGTSAGSAVAAQVTSGLPLAELFAGQADPARQTPEIPADIDFEKFAADFGGAVTGSTDPAEVRRAVGRLALSAETVPEADRRAVIEARLPSHEWPEQRLVIVAVDAETGEPRRFDRASGVSLVDAVAASCAVPGVWPAVTIDGRRYVDGGVRSAENADYATGHTRVTVVSPLGVDAPLPMEKPLLTVLDDLRAAGAEVTLITPDEASIAAIGENPLDPATRTPAAEAGRAQGASLTLSWT, from the coding sequence ATGGGTGGACAGGCTTTGGTGCTGGGTGGCGGCGGGGTCGCCGGGATCGCGTGGACGACGGGGTTGCTGGCGGGGCTCGCCGAGCACGGCCAGGACCTCACGGGGGCCGACCTGATCGTCGGGACGTCGGCGGGTTCGGCGGTCGCGGCGCAGGTGACCAGCGGGCTGCCGCTGGCCGAGCTGTTCGCCGGCCAGGCCGATCCGGCGCGCCAGACCCCGGAGATCCCGGCCGACATCGACTTCGAGAAGTTCGCCGCCGACTTCGGCGGCGCCGTCACCGGCTCGACGGACCCGGCCGAAGTCCGGCGCGCGGTCGGGCGGCTGGCCCTGTCGGCCGAAACGGTGCCGGAGGCGGACCGCCGCGCGGTGATCGAGGCGCGGCTGCCGTCGCACGAGTGGCCGGAGCAGCGCCTGGTGATCGTGGCGGTGGACGCGGAAACCGGCGAACCCCGCCGCTTCGACCGCGCGTCCGGCGTCTCCCTGGTCGACGCGGTGGCGGCGAGCTGCGCGGTCCCGGGCGTCTGGCCCGCGGTGACGATCGACGGCCGCCGCTACGTCGACGGCGGCGTCCGGTCCGCCGAGAACGCCGACTACGCGACGGGCCACACGCGCGTCACGGTCGTTTCGCCGCTGGGCGTGGACGCCCCGCTGCCGATGGAGAAGCCCCTGCTCACGGTGCTCGACGACCTGCGCGCGGCGGGCGCGGAGGTCACGCTGATCACCCCGGACGAGGCCTCGATCGCGGCGATCGGCGAGAACCCGCTGGACCCGGCGACGCGGACGCCTGCCGCCGAAGCGGGCCGTGCCCAGGGCGCGTCGCTCACGCTGAGCTGGACCTAG
- a CDS encoding NAD(P)H-quinone oxidoreductase, with the protein MYAITIREPGDPDVLEWAEVADPRPGPGEVLLDVAASAVNRADLLQRQGHYPPPPGASETLGLECSGTVAELGEGVEGWTIGDEVCALLSGGGYAEKAVVPAGQLLPVPGEIDLLTAAALPEVACTVWANVVMHAKLREGETFLVHGGAGGIGTHAIQVGKALGATVAVTAGSAERLERCRQLGADITINYKEDDFVEVLHKETGGADVILDNMGASYLKRNVDALAADGRLVVIGMQGGVKGELNVGTLLGKRASVFAAGLRFRPLDQKAAIVADVRERLWPLVSEGAVKPIVGQVVPMAEAASAHRALEEGSVFGKILLAAK; encoded by the coding sequence ATGTACGCGATCACCATCCGTGAACCAGGTGACCCGGACGTTCTCGAGTGGGCGGAGGTCGCGGACCCGCGTCCCGGCCCCGGCGAGGTGCTGCTGGACGTGGCCGCGAGCGCGGTGAACCGCGCCGACCTGCTGCAGCGCCAGGGCCACTACCCGCCGCCGCCCGGCGCGAGCGAAACCCTCGGCCTCGAGTGCTCCGGCACCGTCGCGGAGCTCGGCGAAGGCGTCGAAGGCTGGACGATCGGCGACGAGGTCTGCGCCCTGCTCTCCGGGGGCGGTTACGCGGAGAAGGCCGTCGTCCCGGCGGGGCAGCTGCTGCCGGTGCCGGGCGAGATCGACCTGCTCACCGCGGCCGCGTTGCCCGAGGTGGCGTGCACGGTGTGGGCGAACGTCGTCATGCACGCGAAGCTCCGCGAGGGCGAGACGTTCCTGGTCCACGGCGGCGCCGGCGGTATCGGCACGCACGCCATCCAGGTCGGCAAGGCGCTGGGCGCGACCGTCGCCGTCACCGCGGGTTCGGCCGAGCGGCTCGAGCGCTGCCGCCAGCTCGGCGCCGACATCACGATCAACTACAAGGAAGACGACTTCGTCGAGGTGCTCCACAAGGAGACCGGCGGCGCGGACGTCATCCTCGACAACATGGGCGCGTCCTACCTCAAGCGCAACGTCGACGCGCTGGCCGCCGACGGCCGCCTGGTGGTCATCGGCATGCAGGGCGGGGTCAAGGGCGAGCTGAACGTCGGCACGCTGCTCGGCAAGCGGGCTTCGGTGTTCGCGGCCGGCCTGCGGTTCCGCCCGCTGGACCAGAAGGCGGCGATCGTCGCCGACGTCCGCGAACGGCTGTGGCCGCTGGTTTCCGAGGGTGCGGTGAAGCCGATCGTCGGCCAGGTCGTGCCGATGGCCGAAGCCGCGTCCGCGCACCGCGCCCTGGAAGAGGGCAGCGTGTTCGGGAAGATCCTGCTGGCGGCAAAATGA